The sequence below is a genomic window from Lentimicrobium saccharophilum.
GGTAACTAAAGACCGGGAAACGGAGTTCTGAATTGATTACCGCAAAACTGTTGCCGTTCCGCACATTCTGATAGAAACCGCGCATATTCGTAGCCAGGGTCTGGTAGGCATAATTCTGGGAATAATCAATGGGTGCGTCGGTGGTAAACTTCGGTGCTAGCCAGGTGTCAACCCCACCCATATAATAAATGAGCCTGCTTTTACCAAATGAGGTACTGGTGGCAAAACGGTTAGCCCAGATGAAGTTCCGGTGAATGGGCAGATAATGGCGGATATCAAATCCCAGAACCACCATATTGGTGTTTTTGCTGTCCCCGTCGAGTTGCTGGTAATATTCTCCGAAAACCTTGTAACGCAATCCATCGAGCAGGTTCAGCCCAAGTTGCCTTGTGGCATCATAGGTCAGTTCACCCTTACCTGACACCCAGTAACGGTTGATGTCTGGTTCCCGCAGGTTATACTGGTCGGTCGACATAAAAACAGCCCTGTCTTTGCGCATCGAGGCAGTACCTTTTACCGAAAGCAAGGGGTTCAGGGGATATTTCAGAATGTAATGAAGTTCATGAATACGGTATCTTACAATTGAGTAAAGACTGGTTTGCTCAATTGATTGGCGGTGGAAATAGATCTCCCTGTCGAGGCGATGTTTGAGGTTGGCAATGCTGACGACATATTCATTATTCACCAGGTTGAAGTCAAGCCTCACGCCTGCAACAATCCGGTAATCCTCAAGCAGATCGGACAAGCCTATCCTGAAAAAGGCATTTAACCCTGGGGTAAGAAAAATAGGGCCTCCTCCTCCTGAAAAAGGCTGATAGGATGTGCTCAGAAAATTAAAGTCGAGCTGGCTCACCAATTCGTTGATCCGGTATTCCACATTGTAATTTCTTTGTTTGGGAATCACGAAATTATCTTTCTCATCAACAGGAGACAGCCCGCCTTTACTGCCCGGCCGTTTCAGCTCTTCCCTGCCAAGCCGGTACTGATCAAGATCAATGAGACTGTCGGATGCTGGTAATTCCGGGTCTCCGGCATATACATTCACGAAGCGCCTGCGCCTCTCCTTAGGCTTGGCCTGGGCCGGAGCCGACTTCTCTTTCTCTTTCAGCAAGCTGATTTCCAGCATCTTTTGCTCCATGTAGCCGGTAAGCGGCGGCGTTAAGCGCTCAACTCCGCGCGCGGAAGCCTGATCGTAACTATAGATGGTCCTGAACTGGCCCGAGTGGATGATCTCAGCTATTTTTGCCGAACGTGGCGAAGATGTGTGCGACACAATATTCCGGGCGTAATTGGTAAGCCCGTAAGTGCGGGTAAAATAACGGTAATGCGCTGCCGTATCAACATGGGTAATCACGCTGTCGAAGCCGGCGAGGTAACGGTTGTATATCCCGTTCTCATCGCCCAGGTAAGAGATATAGCCCTTTTCATATTCCACCGGCTGAATTTCATTGGAATAGGGTGTATCCGTAATACGACGAAGTACTTTGCCTTTAGCGGCGTAATCATAGAGAAAAAGATCATGCTTATGATCAAATCCCGGTTTACTGATCTTTGGCTCTTCAGTGAGGGTATCCGAAGGCCGGTTGGAACTGAAAACTATCTGCCGGGAATTGTTGATGAACACAGGATTAAGATCGTTATACACATCCCTGGTGATCTGCTCGGCCGCGGAAGCAGCGATATTGTAAACATAAATGTCGGTCTGCCCTTTCCTGACGGCCGACATCACAAACCTCCGCCCATCGTGCGAATAGGCCATATCCACGATTTTTTGAAAACCGTAAATAAACTGCCATGTCCGCCGCTTCGATTCAAGGTTGATCTGGTAAAACCTGATTTCGCCCTTGCGTTCAGTGACCAGACCCAGGGTATTCCCGTTAGGGTGAAACTCTATCAGGGGATAGGAAAGGTCATTCTTCTCATCGAGCCTATGACCCTGCCGGTAGACAACTTGAGATTTACCGTTACGGGTATCATGCAACCACACTTTTACCTGTCCGTCCTGATTGCTGATCCAGGCCATATACTTTCCGTCAGAGCTTAATCGAACACGGTCATAAACTACGGCCTTTTTAACCTTCTTCTGCACCGGAGCGGTGACGGGCTTCAGACGGTTTTCGTCGCTGTTAAGGTATTGACTGCGGTATGATTCGTACCATTCTTTAACCAGATTACGAAACGAAATATTAAGGACGTAAAGAAATCCGGTCTCAACATTGCGGCTTACCCTAGCCAGATAAATGATATTCGGAATTGCTTGCTTACCATATTTGTCTGCGATGTATTTCCAGATTCCATGTCCGGCATAGATGGCATCTTCCCCTTTCAGATGATTGAATTTACGGTAGCGTCCGGAAATGATGCCTTCGCGCATATAGTTGTCAATCTCGGTATTCCAGTCTTCCGCTATGTAAGATACGAGACCGTCGATAAACCAGGCTGGCATACTCATCAGCGTGGCATTGGTAATCTGCCTGCCCACCGAGCCCCCATAAATCGATTGATCTATCAATGCCCTGGCCATTCCCGCCCTGATCTGCTTTTCAAAGTTGGCATAATTGCCATCGAAATAGATAAAGACTTTATTTTCAATGATATGCGTAATACCGCCGATATTATATTGTTGTTCACTGACCAGGCCTATATTGCTCTGTTTAAGATCGGTGAGGGAGTTAAAAACGATGAATTCGATTTTATCACTCATCCGCGTTTCCAGCAACGACTCCAGTTCCGGTAGTATCTCTTTGGCATACCGTGCAGTATAAATGGCCAGTTCCTTACCGTTCAGATAAAAATAGGTATCAAAGTCATTGAACCGGTAGTAAGTCCAAAGGAAATCCCCGTATTGGACACGGCTTTTACCGAACGGCATCTGCGAACCATTATAGAACTGGGCATGCACAGGCATCAGGGACAGCACTCCTAAAAGGAATGTGCCCAATAATTTCAGTTTATAAATACCGTATCTGCCAGACAAATTGTTCATCTTCGATCTGAAAACCAGGATGTAAAATTAACACAAAAATCCCGTACTTGTTGAAGCGGGCCTGAAAACAGGTTTTTTCGCAGCAAATGTCATACCGATATACCAGACAGGCAAAGAAATTTTCATGGCCACGCATAAAATGACACTTTCATGCAGGGCTTTGACGAACCGGAAGACAGCAAACGGATGGAATAATCAGTTACCTTTGCTAATTCATTTGAATTACATGAATTATGATAACCGTTAAAACCTTTGTATTCAATTCATTTTCAGTAAATTCATTTGTCATTTCAGATCAGGATGGCAACTGTGTAATCATTGATCCTGGCTGTGAGAATATCCCTGAACAGCAGAAACTTTCGGGCTACATTGATGAAAAGCGGCTCCGGCCCATAGCCCTGATCAACACCCATTTCCATGTTGACCATATCCTCGGAAATCATTTTGTTTGCAACAGATATGGCCTGAAACCGACCGGGCATGCGGCCAGTAAAATGTTCTGGGAAACAGCCAGGGAGTTTGGGTCCGTTTTTAACCTGAAAGTGGAGGATATTGTTAAACCGGAGATTTTTACCGAAGACGGTGATGTGCTTAAATTCGGCGGCATCACGCTTGAGGTCCGTTACACCCCCGAGCATGCCAATGGCAGCATCTGCCTGGTGAACCACGAACAGAAATTTGTGATTGCAGGCGATGTGCTCTTCTATGGCAGTATCGGGCGGACCGACCTCCCTACCGGCGACTTTGACATCCTGATGGAAAGCATACAGCAGAAACTTTTTACCCTACCGGATGAATATAGTGTTTATCCCGGCCACGGCCCCAAAACCAGCATTGGCTACGAAAAAATGAGCAACCCCTTCCTCAGCTGACAACCGGCTGATGATCACAGGCACTGTATTGATTTTCGTTAACCCGAACCAAGAGACAAATGGAGTTAATTACAACCATAAAGCAAAAAGCCGCTGATTTACAGGCGGAATTGCAGGACATCAGGCGCCACCTTCACATGCACCCCGAACTTTCGATGCAGGAAAAGGAAACTTCGGCATTTATTCAGGCAAAACTTTCCGGATACGGGATTCCTTTCACAACCGGAATGGCGGTACATGGCGTAGTGGGCATGATTGAAGGCAGAAATCCAGGCAAACAAGTGATTGCACTCAGGGCTGATATGGATGCCCTGCCCATAACCGAAAAAAACCAGGTTGACTACTGTTCTCAAAACCCGGGTGTGATGCACGCCTGCGGTCACGATGTGCACATGACCTGCCTGCTGGGAGCGGCCAGTATCCTGAATGATCTGAAAGATCACATTGAAGGCAGCATCAAACTGATCTTCCAGCCCTCGGAGGAAAAATTTCCCGGAGGTGCATCCATGATGATCAAAGCCGGCGTATTGGAAAATCCCGCCCCGCAGAAGATGTTCGGACAGCATGTGCTTCCCTCGCTCGAAGCCGGAAAAGTCGGCATGAAGCCGGGCAAATACATGGCCTCCACCGATGAGATCTACCTGACCGTCAAAGGCAAAGGTGGTCATGGCGCAACCCCTGAATTGAATGTTGACCCTGTGCTGATAGCCGCTCATATCCTTGTTGCCCTGCAGCAGATTGTCAGCCGCACGGCTCCTCCCCAGCTGCCGGCAGTGCTTTCGTTCGGCCGCTTTATCGCCGAAGGGCGCACAAACATCATCCCCAATGAAGTGAAGCTTGACGGTACGCTCCGCACTTTCGACGAAGTCTGGCGCTCAGAAGCCCATCTGAGAATTGAAAGAATGGCTACCTCCATCGCCGAAAGCATGGGTGGCTCCTGTGATGTATTTATCGACAAGGGATATCCTTTCCTCGTCAACGACGATCAGGTCACCGAGGAAGCCCGGCATGCGGCCGTGGAATATCTTGGAGCGGAAAACGTTGCAGACCTTGACCTCAGAATGACTGCGGAAGACTTCGCCTACTATTCACAACAGATTCCATCGTGTTTTTACCGCCTGGGAACCAGGAATGAAGAAAGGAATATTGTGCATAACCTGCATACCGACCGTTTCGACGTGGATGAAAAAGCGCTGGAAGTTGGCGCCGGTCTTATGGCCTGGATGGCGGTGAAATCCTTGCACTGAAAACAAAGGTTGAATTCAGCTTATCAGTTTAATTTTCATGGTTTTTGTTTCCGTCATTTATTCATTATCTTTGTGAGATAAACCAATAAAAAGCAGCAACATGGGATTTATCAACTCTTTGAAGAAACTGTTCGGTACTTCGAAAGAAGCCGCCACTGTGAAGTCAGCCGAACTTAAAGACAAGGCCGCCGATACCTTCGAATCGGTGAAGGAATACACCAGAGAAGTTGCCGATAAACTCGACGACAAGCTTGAAGATGTGGTTGAGGATGTGAAAGAAGCCGCTGCAGAAACCAAGGCGAAAGCAAAAGAATTTGGAACCAAAGTCAGGGACAAGGCGGAAGATGTAATTGAAAAACTGGATGACAAAGCATCTGAAGTGGTTGACAAGCTTGAAGAAAAGATACGGGCTTCCACCGCTAAATCTGAGGAAACCACTGAAGTTGTGGCAGATAATGTGGGAGAAATTGTTGAAGACGCCACTGAAAAGGCCGGGGAAGTTGTTGAAGATGTTGCAGAATCCATTGAATCAAAAGCTGAAGATGTGGCTGATGAAATCAAGGATGTGGCAGATGACGCGACAGAAGAAATTCCTAAAGCCTGAATACGTGACATATACCAAAAAGCCCTGCAGTGATTTGCAGGGTTTTTTTTATTAATCCTGTTTGGATGGATTTCGGGCATCAATCAACCCGGGGTAAAAAATTCCGGGAAAGATTGGCAGGGGCAACTGCTTACCCTGTCTGCTTGATACAGTCAGACAGTTTATTTGCAGGGAAGACAGTTTAAAAAAATAGAGTGCGCTCCAATCTGTGAGCCAATGGCTTTGCCAATAAATCCGGAAAACTTCCTAGGTCAGAAAGTTGTGATAATTTTCCCTGTCAATGATCTGATATGTACTTTGTGGGTAAGCATTCCTGAAACCAGAAGGAATTTTTTGTCCCGGTCTGGACTTCCATTTGAATTCAAATGTATCGAGAATGCCTTCATGCTCTTCTATCAGGTCAATTTCCTGTTGCTGATAGGTTCGCCAGAAATACATATTGACCCTGCGATCTTTTGCCTGATTTTTTTTGATTCTTTCGATTATGCAGAAATTTTCCCAAAGTTGTCCTGTATCATTCCGGCTGGACAAGGGGGTAAAGTTTTGAAGCAGGTTGTTGCGGATGCCCAGGTCGTAGAAATAGTACTTCCGCCCTTTAGATATTTCATTGCGTAAGTTTCGGCTG
It includes:
- a CDS encoding TolB-like translocation protein; protein product: MNNLSGRYGIYKLKLLGTFLLGVLSLMPVHAQFYNGSQMPFGKSRVQYGDFLWTYYRFNDFDTYFYLNGKELAIYTARYAKEILPELESLLETRMSDKIEFIVFNSLTDLKQSNIGLVSEQQYNIGGITHIIENKVFIYFDGNYANFEKQIRAGMARALIDQSIYGGSVGRQITNATLMSMPAWFIDGLVSYIAEDWNTEIDNYMREGIISGRYRKFNHLKGEDAIYAGHGIWKYIADKYGKQAIPNIIYLARVSRNVETGFLYVLNISFRNLVKEWYESYRSQYLNSDENRLKPVTAPVQKKVKKAVVYDRVRLSSDGKYMAWISNQDGQVKVWLHDTRNGKSQVVYRQGHRLDEKNDLSYPLIEFHPNGNTLGLVTERKGEIRFYQINLESKRRTWQFIYGFQKIVDMAYSHDGRRFVMSAVRKGQTDIYVYNIAASAAEQITRDVYNDLNPVFINNSRQIVFSSNRPSDTLTEEPKISKPGFDHKHDLFLYDYAAKGKVLRRITDTPYSNEIQPVEYEKGYISYLGDENGIYNRYLAGFDSVITHVDTAAHYRYFTRTYGLTNYARNIVSHTSSPRSAKIAEIIHSGQFRTIYSYDQASARGVERLTPPLTGYMEQKMLEISLLKEKEKSAPAQAKPKERRRRFVNVYAGDPELPASDSLIDLDQYRLGREELKRPGSKGGLSPVDEKDNFVIPKQRNYNVEYRINELVSQLDFNFLSTSYQPFSGGGGPIFLTPGLNAFFRIGLSDLLEDYRIVAGVRLDFNLVNNEYVVSIANLKHRLDREIYFHRQSIEQTSLYSIVRYRIHELHYILKYPLNPLLSVKGTASMRKDRAVFMSTDQYNLREPDINRYWVSGKGELTYDATRQLGLNLLDGLRYKVFGEYYQQLDGDSKNTNMVVLGFDIRHYLPIHRNFIWANRFATSTSFGKSRLIYYMGGVDTWLAPKFTTDAPIDYSQNYAYQTLATNMRGFYQNVRNGNSFAVINSELRFPVFSYLANRPLRSDFLTNFQLIAFGDLGTAWTGATPYADENALFTRVINRGPLLITIREQREPLVGGLGFGARTRLLGYFLRADYAWGIEDMVINKPVFYISLSLDF
- a CDS encoding MBL fold metallo-hydrolase — its product is MITVKTFVFNSFSVNSFVISDQDGNCVIIDPGCENIPEQQKLSGYIDEKRLRPIALINTHFHVDHILGNHFVCNRYGLKPTGHAASKMFWETAREFGSVFNLKVEDIVKPEIFTEDGDVLKFGGITLEVRYTPEHANGSICLVNHEQKFVIAGDVLFYGSIGRTDLPTGDFDILMESIQQKLFTLPDEYSVYPGHGPKTSIGYEKMSNPFLS
- a CDS encoding M20 metallopeptidase family protein, giving the protein MELITTIKQKAADLQAELQDIRRHLHMHPELSMQEKETSAFIQAKLSGYGIPFTTGMAVHGVVGMIEGRNPGKQVIALRADMDALPITEKNQVDYCSQNPGVMHACGHDVHMTCLLGAASILNDLKDHIEGSIKLIFQPSEEKFPGGASMMIKAGVLENPAPQKMFGQHVLPSLEAGKVGMKPGKYMASTDEIYLTVKGKGGHGATPELNVDPVLIAAHILVALQQIVSRTAPPQLPAVLSFGRFIAEGRTNIIPNEVKLDGTLRTFDEVWRSEAHLRIERMATSIAESMGGSCDVFIDKGYPFLVNDDQVTEEARHAAVEYLGAENVADLDLRMTAEDFAYYSQQIPSCFYRLGTRNEERNIVHNLHTDRFDVDEKALEVGAGLMAWMAVKSLH